In Geobacter anodireducens, a genomic segment contains:
- a CDS encoding chemotaxis protein, whose product MKWLANMRVGTKLVTAFGAVAAIAAVVGFIGSVEIRKIQNDDRKLYEMITMPMHDLTEMSVAFQRVRINLRDAVEATDPAARADYLETIRKLREAISVHQDGFEKTILTEDGRKLFNDYKEARKVYGGYIDNIMELNSAKKMTEAKALLHGDARKAALHYQELLSKLVDAKQAQAKLTAESNEHVAATAFTVMAVLSAVGVILAIGLGLLISRMITTPLSRAVDVANRLADGDLTVDVGATSTDETGRLLTAMQHMVQSLREMVTQTATISAGIASASSQLHATSEQIATGTEEVASQAGTVATASEEMSATSQDIATNCHAAAGSAEQVAATTRQGFDVVRHTVEGIRSRGEGTRQNAQLVASLGERSEQIGDIVGTIEDIADQTNLLALNAAIEAARAGEQGRGFAVVADEVRALAERTTRATKEIGEMIRAIQQETKTAIVSMEEGVRGTEQGALEAARLETALRQILDQVNEVSMQVGQIATAAEEQTATTGEVTGNIQQITEVVHQTAQGAEETADAAAQLARQAQDLQTPMGRFRLA is encoded by the coding sequence ATGAAATGGTTGGCAAATATGAGGGTAGGAACCAAACTCGTAACCGCGTTCGGCGCCGTTGCCGCGATTGCCGCCGTAGTCGGTTTCATCGGCTCCGTGGAAATCCGCAAAATCCAGAACGACGACCGGAAACTGTATGAAATGATCACCATGCCCATGCACGATCTGACGGAGATGTCGGTGGCCTTCCAGCGGGTCAGGATCAACCTGCGCGACGCGGTCGAGGCAACCGACCCGGCAGCGCGGGCCGATTATCTGGAAACGATCAGGAAATTGCGGGAGGCCATCTCAGTGCATCAGGACGGTTTCGAGAAAACCATCCTGACCGAAGACGGGCGCAAACTGTTCAACGACTACAAGGAGGCCCGCAAGGTCTATGGGGGGTACATCGACAACATCATGGAACTGAACAGCGCGAAGAAGATGACCGAGGCAAAGGCGCTGCTCCACGGTGACGCCAGGAAAGCGGCACTGCATTACCAGGAACTGCTCAGCAAGCTGGTCGACGCCAAGCAGGCGCAGGCAAAGCTGACCGCCGAGAGCAACGAGCACGTTGCCGCGACCGCCTTTACGGTGATGGCGGTGCTGTCGGCGGTGGGTGTGATTCTGGCCATCGGGCTCGGCCTGCTCATTTCCCGGATGATCACCACTCCGCTGAGCCGGGCGGTGGACGTGGCCAACCGCCTGGCGGACGGCGACCTGACGGTTGACGTTGGCGCCACCTCCACGGACGAGACGGGCCGGCTGCTGACGGCCATGCAGCACATGGTGCAGAGCCTGCGGGAGATGGTGACCCAGACCGCAACCATCTCCGCCGGCATTGCGTCCGCCTCGTCCCAGCTCCACGCCACCTCCGAGCAGATCGCCACCGGCACCGAGGAAGTGGCCTCCCAGGCAGGCACCGTGGCCACCGCCAGCGAGGAGATGTCGGCCACCAGCCAGGACATCGCGACCAACTGCCATGCCGCCGCCGGCAGCGCCGAGCAGGTGGCCGCCACCACCCGCCAGGGGTTCGACGTGGTCAGGCACACCGTGGAAGGGATTCGCTCCCGCGGGGAAGGCACGCGCCAGAACGCGCAGCTCGTGGCATCGCTGGGAGAGCGCTCCGAACAGATCGGCGACATCGTGGGCACCATCGAGGACATTGCCGACCAGACCAACCTGCTGGCCCTGAACGCCGCCATCGAGGCGGCCCGGGCCGGCGAACAGGGCCGCGGCTTCGCCGTGGTGGCCGACGAGGTGAGGGCCCTGGCCGAGCGGACCACCCGGGCCACCAAGGAGATCGGCGAGATGATCCGGGCCATCCAGCAGGAAACCAAGACGGCCATCGTCTCCATGGAGGAGGGGGTGCGCGGTACGGAACAGGGCGCCCTGGAGGCGGCCCGATTGGAAACGGCGCTCCGGCAGATACTGGACCAGGTGAACGAGGTGAGCATGCAGGTGGGGCAGATCGCCACGGCCGCCGAGGAGCAGACCGCAACCACCGGCGAGGTGACCGGCAATATCCAGCAGATCACCGAGGTGGTGCACCAGACCGCCCAGGGGGCCGAAGAGACGGCCGATGCCGCCGCACAACTGGCCCGGCAGGCCCAGGACCTGCAAACCCCTATGGGACGCTTCAGGCTGGCCTGA
- a CDS encoding tRNA (N(6)-L-threonylcarbamoyladenosine(37)-C(2))-methylthiotransferase MtaB, with the protein MQRVAITTLGCKINQFESAAMTESLDREGFQLVPFEDEADIYVINTCTVTARTDAESRRLIRRAMRRNPAARVVVTGCYAQVAPDAVGELPGVSLVVGNSEKKGIAGLLRDAVPAEKILVSDISRQRTAEALGLESFAEHTRAFLQVQNGCDAFCSYCIVPHARGRSRSVPFRDVLEGIGTFAGQGFREVVLTGIHLGAYGADLEPPASLLDLLAAADAEALVPRLRVGSVEPHEISDGLIGLMARSPVICPHLHIPLQSGSDSVLERMNRRYTAAFFRERVERLAAAVPDICIGCDVIAGFPGETDEEFAATLALLEGLPIAHLHVFPFSRRQGTPAARMPGQVDGKIVRERAEVLRALSDRKREAFHRCFMGRDLPVLVLNGRGKEVTGLSRNYITVRIETATPPPAGEVMVRVTGVEADGVRGVIPEPARN; encoded by the coding sequence ATGCAGCGGGTTGCCATCACCACCCTCGGTTGCAAGATCAACCAGTTCGAATCGGCTGCCATGACCGAAAGCCTCGATCGGGAGGGGTTTCAACTGGTTCCCTTCGAGGACGAGGCGGACATCTACGTCATCAACACCTGCACGGTCACGGCCCGGACCGACGCGGAGTCGCGGCGGCTCATCCGCCGGGCCATGCGCAGGAACCCGGCTGCCCGGGTGGTGGTGACCGGCTGCTATGCCCAGGTGGCGCCCGACGCGGTGGGTGAGCTGCCCGGCGTGTCGCTGGTGGTGGGGAACAGCGAGAAGAAGGGGATCGCCGGGCTGCTGCGGGATGCGGTGCCGGCGGAAAAGATCCTGGTGTCGGACATCTCCCGGCAGCGGACCGCTGAGGCCCTGGGGCTGGAGAGCTTTGCGGAGCATACCCGGGCGTTCCTCCAGGTGCAGAACGGCTGCGACGCCTTCTGCTCCTACTGCATCGTGCCCCATGCCCGGGGGCGGAGCCGCAGCGTCCCCTTCCGGGACGTGCTGGAGGGGATCGGCACCTTTGCCGGCCAGGGATTCCGTGAGGTGGTGCTGACCGGCATCCACCTGGGGGCCTACGGCGCCGACCTGGAGCCCCCCGCGAGCCTTCTCGACCTGCTGGCTGCCGCCGACGCCGAGGCGCTGGTGCCGCGTCTGCGCGTCGGGTCGGTGGAACCCCACGAGATCTCCGACGGTCTCATCGGCCTCATGGCCCGGTCGCCCGTCATCTGCCCCCATCTGCACATTCCGCTCCAGAGCGGCTCTGACAGCGTGCTGGAGCGGATGAACCGCCGCTACACGGCCGCGTTTTTCCGGGAGCGGGTGGAACGGCTGGCTGCGGCGGTGCCGGACATCTGCATTGGCTGCGACGTGATTGCCGGCTTCCCCGGCGAGACGGACGAGGAGTTCGCCGCCACCCTGGCCCTGCTGGAGGGGCTCCCCATCGCCCATCTCCACGTCTTTCCCTTTTCGCGGCGCCAGGGAACACCCGCGGCCCGCATGCCCGGCCAGGTGGACGGCAAAATTGTGCGGGAGCGTGCCGAGGTCCTGCGGGCGCTGTCCGACCGGAAGCGGGAGGCCTTTCACCGGTGCTTCATGGGGCGGGACCTGCCGGTGCTGGTGCTGAACGGCCGGGGGAAAGAGGTGACGGGGCTGTCGCGCAACTACATCACGGTGCGGATCGAGACGGCGACGCCCCCCCCTGCGGGCGAGGTCATGGTGCGGGTGACCGGCGTGGAGGCCGACGGGGTGCGGGGAGTCATCCCAGAACCTGCCCGTAACTGA
- a CDS encoding two-component system response regulator: MLDSISVLVVDDEEINREMLSVMLDGLATSVPARNGLEALRVLEANSAIDLILLDLEMPELNGFATLATLKKHPLWCDIPVIVLTASKDEVTRTLRLGANDFLAKPYDMEELRLRVMNHVRTKKLVDLSQDVNGILEREVARKTAEVRNALAMAREAEYEITLRLGRAAEFRDVETGMHTRRISEMARELGRLSGLPADQCEVLRYAAPLHDVGKLGIPDRILLKPGRLTDEEMEIMRLHTVIGGKILANAERYSSLEMGRTVALQHHEKWDGTGYPSGLAGEDIHIFGRIVMIVDVFDALCSERPYKPALPFDEVLSVMGDGRASFFDPRLLDVFLANVEAFAAIRTSLMDRPVEEKTALEQVLSLA, translated from the coding sequence ATGCTGGATTCAATCTCGGTCCTTGTGGTAGATGATGAAGAGATAAACCGGGAGATGCTTTCGGTCATGCTCGACGGGCTGGCAACGTCCGTCCCGGCGCGGAACGGCCTGGAAGCTCTCCGGGTGCTGGAGGCGAACTCCGCCATCGACCTCATTCTGCTCGATCTGGAAATGCCCGAGCTGAACGGGTTCGCGACGCTCGCCACCCTCAAGAAGCACCCTCTGTGGTGCGACATCCCCGTCATCGTGCTCACGGCCAGCAAGGACGAAGTGACCCGGACCCTGCGGCTGGGGGCCAACGATTTTCTCGCCAAGCCCTACGACATGGAGGAGTTGCGCCTGCGGGTGATGAACCACGTCCGCACCAAGAAGCTGGTGGACCTGTCCCAGGACGTGAACGGCATCCTGGAGCGGGAGGTGGCCCGCAAGACCGCCGAGGTCAGGAACGCCCTGGCAATGGCCCGGGAGGCAGAGTACGAGATAACGCTGCGCCTCGGCCGGGCCGCCGAATTCCGCGACGTGGAAACCGGCATGCACACGCGCCGGATCAGCGAGATGGCCCGGGAGCTCGGCCGCTTGAGCGGGTTGCCCGCTGACCAGTGCGAGGTGCTCCGCTACGCTGCCCCCCTCCACGACGTGGGCAAGCTCGGCATCCCGGACCGGATCCTCCTCAAGCCCGGCCGGCTCACGGACGAGGAGATGGAGATCATGCGCCTCCACACGGTCATAGGCGGCAAGATCCTTGCCAACGCCGAGCGGTACTCATCCCTGGAGATGGGACGGACCGTGGCCCTCCAGCACCACGAAAAGTGGGACGGCACCGGCTACCCCAGCGGCCTGGCCGGGGAAGATATCCACATCTTCGGCCGCATCGTCATGATCGTCGATGTGTTCGACGCCCTCTGCTCGGAGCGCCCCTACAAGCCGGCACTGCCCTTCGATGAGGTCCTCTCTGTCATGGGGGACGGGCGGGCGTCGTTTTTCGACCCCCGTCTGCTGGACGTCTTCCTGGCCAACGTGGAGGCCTTTGCCGCGATCCGGACCTCGCTCATGGACCGGCCCGTGGAGGAAAAGACGGCCCTGGAGCAGGTGCTGTCCCTGGCATGA
- a CDS encoding serine acetyltransferase: MFARLREDIQSVLDRDPAARSTLEVLCCYAGLHAIWFHRLANWLWRSDFHFLGRLISHLGRFLTGIEIHPGATIGRRLFIDHGMGVVIGETAEIGDDVTIYHGVTLGGVSLEKKKRHPTVESNAVIGSGAKVLGPFTVGEGAKIGSNSVVVKEVPANATVVGIPGRVVMAAEKPKDKSDFEHGKLPDPEAKAISCLFEQIRELERKYGELAAEHEALKRRLDGGN; encoded by the coding sequence ATGTTTGCACGACTGCGCGAGGATATTCAATCGGTGCTCGACCGCGACCCTGCCGCCCGCAGCACGCTGGAAGTGCTCTGTTGCTATGCGGGGCTGCACGCCATCTGGTTCCACCGGCTGGCGAACTGGCTCTGGCGGAGCGATTTTCATTTCCTGGGACGCCTCATTTCCCACCTGGGACGGTTTCTCACCGGCATCGAGATTCATCCGGGAGCGACCATCGGCCGGCGCCTCTTCATCGACCACGGCATGGGGGTGGTGATCGGCGAGACAGCCGAGATCGGCGACGACGTGACCATCTATCACGGGGTGACCCTCGGCGGGGTCAGCCTGGAAAAGAAGAAGCGGCACCCCACCGTGGAGAGCAACGCGGTCATCGGTTCCGGCGCCAAGGTCCTGGGTCCGTTCACCGTGGGCGAGGGGGCCAAGATCGGCTCCAATTCGGTGGTGGTGAAGGAGGTCCCGGCCAATGCCACCGTGGTGGGCATCCCCGGCCGGGTGGTCATGGCCGCGGAGAAGCCGAAGGACAAGTCCGATTTCGAGCACGGCAAGCTGCCCGACCCGGAAGCCAAGGCCATTTCCTGTCTTTTCGAACAGATCCGGGAACTGGAGCGCAAGTACGGCGAGCTGGCCGCCGAGCACGAGGCGCTGAAGCGTCGCCTGGATGGGGGGAATTAG
- a CDS encoding hybrid sensor histidine kinase/response regulator translates to MRSKAAAPSRAFLLERVNYLEEANHRYLSILDMLASSSMFHSDLGRARDSQEIFRATLTQLRRVLDCRMTGFLISGDDGSFELASWEPDGGRDEIQRIIDAKIVDGTFAWALNRNQAILVPLADDRSLLLHVVATRSRIRGMFAGILPGSSHSPDAATLNAVSVIMHTCAHSLESTELYSMVRDTLASLEQRVQERTRDLAAAREQAEGASRAKSDFLANMSHEIRTPLNGIMGMTDLLLGGGLSPSQQHQYLGAIKGSADCLMGVIGDILDFSKIEAGKVELDPAPFYLRTVMGQAVRSLSARAAEKGVELVCDPREDVIDPLIGDCGKLRQVLVNLVGNAIKFSDGGEVVVAVETAAAEGDEVLLRFSVSDQGCGIAPEALDRIFNVFEQADSSTAKRFGGTGLGLAISRRIVQLMGGDVRVESAPGQGSTFFFTCRFQLRPPEPDRLADQGLAGRPVLVVEAPTRSRRVLLSYLTGWGMEPRVAATVDEAREIAAGMPAAAGEPLVALVDKKSLGAGWQEAVGRLTEGVGTELRLILMTEVGDMVEKESRLWPGRARCLLKPLVHGDVGEAVVSALAGEEPSEAHDPPAQPGSGPGLSILVADDVEVNRMLVSAILGRMGHRVTQAADGEEALRALDASQFDLVLMDVQMPVMDGFETVRRIRGRERDTGRRTPILALTAYAGQQDREQCLSAGMDGYVTKPFTAEELVRAVHSCCGVEGAFETAGEGQSPAPEKSGEDATPVFDRQGLLARLRGKGELVPKFVGMFREGTEKNLGKLRDAVEKRDAAGVRLGAHAIVGAAGNIGAQRVLALARLIEDAAINGRLDEAVALLQPLAVEYDAFVREAEI, encoded by the coding sequence ATGAGATCGAAGGCCGCCGCCCCATCCCGCGCCTTCCTGCTGGAGCGCGTCAATTACCTGGAAGAAGCCAACCATCGCTACTTGTCGATCCTCGACATGCTGGCCTCCAGCAGCATGTTCCACAGCGACCTGGGCCGCGCAAGGGACTCCCAGGAAATCTTCCGGGCCACCCTGACCCAGCTCCGCCGGGTCCTCGACTGCCGCATGACCGGATTTCTCATCTCGGGCGACGACGGCAGCTTCGAGCTTGCCTCCTGGGAGCCGGACGGGGGGCGTGACGAAATCCAGCGCATCATCGACGCCAAGATCGTGGACGGCACCTTTGCCTGGGCCCTGAACCGGAACCAGGCCATCCTCGTCCCCCTGGCCGACGACCGGTCCCTGCTGCTGCACGTGGTCGCCACCCGCTCCCGGATCCGCGGCATGTTCGCAGGCATTCTCCCGGGCAGTTCCCATTCGCCCGATGCGGCAACCCTCAACGCCGTGTCGGTCATCATGCACACCTGCGCCCACTCCCTGGAGAGCACGGAGCTGTATTCCATGGTGCGGGACACCCTGGCCTCGCTGGAGCAGCGGGTGCAGGAGCGGACCCGCGACCTGGCCGCGGCCCGGGAGCAGGCGGAAGGCGCCAGCCGTGCCAAGAGCGATTTCCTCGCCAACATGAGCCACGAGATCAGGACCCCCCTGAACGGCATCATGGGGATGACCGACCTCCTGCTCGGCGGCGGGCTGAGTCCCTCGCAGCAGCACCAGTACCTCGGCGCGATCAAGGGGTCCGCCGACTGCCTCATGGGGGTCATCGGGGATATCCTCGATTTCTCCAAGATAGAGGCGGGGAAGGTGGAACTGGACCCGGCGCCCTTTTACCTGCGCACCGTCATGGGCCAGGCGGTGCGGTCCCTGTCCGCCCGGGCGGCCGAGAAGGGGGTGGAACTCGTCTGCGACCCCCGGGAAGATGTGATTGACCCCCTCATCGGCGATTGCGGGAAGCTGCGCCAGGTCCTGGTGAACCTGGTGGGCAACGCCATCAAGTTCTCCGATGGCGGCGAGGTCGTGGTGGCGGTGGAAACGGCGGCAGCCGAGGGGGACGAAGTGCTCCTCCGGTTTTCGGTTTCGGACCAGGGGTGCGGGATCGCGCCGGAGGCGCTGGACCGGATCTTCAACGTGTTCGAGCAGGCCGATTCATCCACTGCCAAGCGCTTCGGCGGCACCGGCCTCGGCCTGGCCATCTCCCGCAGGATCGTACAGCTCATGGGGGGAGATGTCCGGGTCGAGAGCGCCCCGGGGCAGGGGAGCACGTTTTTCTTCACCTGCCGGTTCCAACTCCGGCCGCCCGAACCGGATCGCCTTGCCGATCAGGGGCTTGCCGGGCGGCCCGTGCTGGTGGTCGAGGCGCCCACGCGCAGCCGCCGGGTACTCCTCTCCTACCTGACCGGCTGGGGCATGGAGCCCCGGGTGGCGGCCACCGTGGACGAGGCCCGGGAGATCGCCGCCGGCATGCCGGCCGCTGCCGGTGAGCCCCTGGTGGCCCTGGTGGACAAGAAGTCCCTGGGCGCCGGCTGGCAGGAGGCGGTCGGTCGCCTGACCGAAGGCGTCGGCACGGAGTTGAGGCTGATTCTGATGACCGAGGTGGGCGACATGGTCGAGAAGGAGAGCCGCCTCTGGCCGGGGAGGGCGAGATGCCTGCTCAAGCCGCTCGTGCACGGCGACGTCGGGGAGGCGGTCGTCTCGGCACTGGCCGGGGAGGAACCGTCCGAGGCGCACGACCCGCCGGCGCAGCCCGGCAGCGGCCCCGGCCTCAGCATCCTGGTGGCCGACGACGTGGAGGTCAACCGGATGCTCGTCAGCGCCATTCTCGGCCGGATGGGGCACCGGGTGACGCAGGCCGCCGACGGCGAGGAGGCCCTGAGGGCCCTTGACGCCTCCCAGTTCGACCTCGTGCTGATGGACGTGCAGATGCCGGTCATGGACGGGTTCGAAACCGTTCGCCGGATTCGGGGCCGGGAGCGGGACACCGGCCGACGGACCCCCATCCTGGCGCTGACCGCCTATGCCGGGCAACAGGACCGGGAGCAGTGCCTGTCCGCCGGCATGGACGGCTATGTGACAAAGCCCTTCACGGCCGAAGAACTGGTCCGGGCGGTTCACTCCTGCTGCGGGGTCGAGGGCGCGTTCGAGACCGCGGGCGAAGGGCAGAGCCCCGCTCCAGAGAAATCCGGGGAGGATGCCACGCCGGTGTTCGACCGGCAGGGTTTGCTGGCGCGGCTCCGGGGCAAGGGCGAGCTGGTCCCGAAATTCGTGGGGATGTTCCGGGAGGGGACGGAAAAGAATCTCGGCAAGCTGCGGGATGCCGTGGAGAAACGGGATGCCGCGGGGGTCCGGCTGGGTGCCCACGCCATTGTCGGAGCTGCCGGCAATATCGGCGCGCAGCGCGTGCTCGCCCTGGCCCGGCTCATTGAGGACGCTGCCATCAACGGACGGCTGGACGAGGCGGTTGCCCTGCTTCAGCCCCTTGCCGTCGAATACGACGCGTTTGTACGCGAAGCGGAGATATAG
- a CDS encoding HD family phosphohydrolase has protein sequence MATHDRDITVERLVDRTRTVYSLPYFYERLNETISHPRSSIDDVARIIIDDQGLTARILKLANSPMFGFFSKVDSISKAVTIIGTQQLRDLALAASVMDVFKDIPRELMDMVLFWRHSIACGIVARNLAIYLRESNVERFFVAGILHDVGQLVMCTAIPGTVSDVLARNRSESRFLDATERDALGFDHAALGGALLRAWKIPATINEPVSYHHEPRKAEHFSLEVSIIHLADIICQALGYGASGEGGVPLLDPSAWDRLGVPVSILPTIVKQSEPQVEETFAILVEG, from the coding sequence ATGGCAACCCATGACCGCGACATAACCGTGGAGCGGCTGGTGGACCGGACGCGGACGGTCTACTCGCTCCCCTATTTCTACGAGCGGCTCAACGAGACGATCAGCCACCCCCGCAGCTCCATCGACGATGTGGCCCGGATCATCATCGACGATCAGGGGCTGACCGCGCGCATCCTGAAACTCGCCAACAGTCCCATGTTCGGCTTTTTCTCCAAGGTCGACTCCATCTCGAAGGCGGTGACGATCATCGGCACCCAGCAACTGCGGGACCTGGCCCTGGCGGCCTCGGTGATGGACGTCTTCAAGGATATCCCCCGGGAGCTGATGGACATGGTGCTGTTCTGGCGGCACAGCATCGCCTGCGGCATCGTGGCCCGCAACCTGGCGATCTACCTCCGCGAAAGCAACGTGGAGCGGTTCTTCGTGGCGGGCATCCTCCACGACGTGGGCCAGTTGGTCATGTGCACCGCCATCCCCGGGACGGTCAGTGACGTGCTGGCCCGGAACCGGTCCGAGTCCCGGTTCCTGGATGCCACCGAACGGGACGCGCTCGGCTTCGACCACGCCGCCCTGGGCGGTGCGCTGCTGCGCGCGTGGAAGATTCCGGCCACCATCAACGAGCCGGTTTCCTATCACCACGAGCCCCGCAAGGCGGAGCACTTCTCGCTGGAGGTGTCGATCATCCACCTGGCCGACATCATCTGCCAGGCCCTCGGGTACGGGGCCAGCGGCGAGGGGGGGGTGCCTCTCCTGGATCCTTCGGCCTGGGACCGCCTCGGCGTGCCGGTGTCGATCCTGCCGACAATCGTGAAGCAGTCCGAGCCCCAGGTAGAGGAAACGTTCGCCATCCTCGTGGAGGGATAA
- a CDS encoding tRNA 2-thiouridine(34) synthase MnmA, whose protein sequence is MAEKHRQRIVIAMSGGVDSSVAAALLKEEGHEVIGISMQVWDYANFTAAEGEKFDTCCSLDDIHDARRVAEQIGIPFYVVNFEEEFRRLVIDDFVDEYFRGRTPNPCVRCNQRVKFELLLHKARELDADFLATGHYARRVRGEDGLYHLLRGVDPAKDQSYFLFTLTQDQLARTLFPLGEMTKEQVRRLAAERGLRVAEKGESQEICFVPDDDYVRFLEDERGAGLMAGEIVDRDGNVLGRHGGTYRYTVGQRRGLGIAHPTPLYVVGVDAERRQVIVGPAEELLATGLTATGVTWVVPPQGQTVEASCKIRYRHQPVPCTVAVRADGSADVRFRQPEKSVTPGQAVVFYLDDEVLGGGWIEGRL, encoded by the coding sequence ATGGCAGAGAAGCATAGGCAGCGCATCGTCATCGCCATGAGCGGCGGGGTCGACTCGTCGGTGGCGGCGGCGCTTCTGAAGGAAGAGGGGCACGAGGTCATCGGCATCTCCATGCAGGTCTGGGACTATGCGAATTTCACCGCCGCCGAGGGGGAGAAGTTCGACACCTGCTGCTCCCTGGACGACATCCACGACGCCCGCCGGGTGGCGGAGCAGATCGGCATCCCCTTCTATGTGGTGAATTTCGAGGAGGAGTTCCGGCGGCTGGTGATCGACGATTTCGTGGACGAGTATTTCCGGGGGCGGACGCCGAACCCCTGCGTCCGGTGCAACCAGCGGGTCAAGTTCGAGCTCCTGCTCCACAAGGCCCGGGAACTGGACGCCGACTTCCTGGCCACGGGCCACTACGCCCGCCGGGTCCGGGGAGAGGACGGCCTCTACCACCTGTTGCGGGGAGTGGACCCGGCCAAGGACCAGAGCTATTTCCTCTTTACCCTGACCCAGGACCAGCTTGCCCGGACCCTGTTCCCCCTGGGGGAGATGACCAAGGAGCAGGTACGGCGCCTGGCGGCGGAGCGGGGGCTGCGGGTGGCCGAGAAGGGGGAGAGCCAGGAGATCTGCTTCGTCCCGGACGACGACTACGTCCGGTTCCTGGAGGATGAGCGGGGAGCGGGGCTCATGGCCGGCGAGATCGTGGACCGCGACGGGAATGTCCTGGGCCGCCACGGGGGAACCTACCGCTACACGGTGGGGCAGCGCCGGGGGCTGGGCATCGCCCACCCGACTCCCCTCTACGTGGTGGGGGTCGATGCGGAGCGGCGGCAGGTGATCGTCGGCCCGGCCGAAGAGCTTCTGGCCACGGGGCTCACGGCAACCGGGGTGACCTGGGTCGTGCCCCCCCAAGGTCAGACCGTGGAGGCCTCGTGCAAGATCCGCTACCGCCACCAGCCGGTGCCGTGCACGGTTGCCGTGCGTGCCGACGGCAGTGCCGACGTCCGGTTCCGGCAGCCCGAGAAGTCGGTGACCCCGGGACAGGCGGTGGTCTTTTACCTCGACGACGAGGTCCTGGGCGGCGGCTGGATCGAGGGGCGGCTGTGA
- a CDS encoding chemotaxis protein CheW, whose translation MAHALATNISTGSRDELIQLVSFTVDREEYGVDVLKVREIIRMSSITQVPEAPPYVDGIINLRGRVIPIISLRDKFGLADAESDNRTRIVVMGVGDALLGFRVDAVSEVIRIAGSRIQPSPALLSSGGEQEYIVGVIDQGEKLLVMLDPEKMLTPRELGQLGDTSRLC comes from the coding sequence ATGGCACACGCACTGGCAACGAATATCTCGACCGGCTCGAGAGATGAACTGATCCAGTTGGTCAGCTTCACGGTCGATCGCGAGGAGTATGGAGTGGACGTCCTCAAGGTCCGCGAGATCATCCGGATGAGCAGCATAACCCAGGTGCCCGAGGCCCCGCCTTACGTGGACGGGATCATCAACCTGCGGGGGCGGGTGATCCCGATCATCTCCCTGCGCGACAAGTTCGGCCTGGCGGATGCGGAGAGCGACAACCGGACCCGGATCGTGGTCATGGGAGTGGGGGATGCCCTGCTGGGATTCCGGGTGGATGCCGTGTCGGAAGTGATCCGGATCGCCGGCAGCCGGATTCAGCCGTCGCCCGCGTTGCTCAGCTCAGGCGGCGAGCAGGAGTACATCGTCGGCGTAATCGACCAGGGGGAGAAACTGCTGGTGATGCTGGACCCGGAGAAGATGCTGACGCCCCGCGAGCTGGGGCAGCTCGGCGACACTTCCCGCCTGTGCTGA